The following is a genomic window from Fusarium verticillioides 7600 chromosome 5, whole genome shotgun sequence.
GGAAGAAGTTCATGTGAGTTTTACTGATGGAGAGAGTATCAGGGCGCAGCTAACATTTGAAACAGCGCAACTTCTTTGGGCATgatgagtgatgaagagaaaaagctCCAACGTATcgaagatatcaaggagcTATTGAGCTAGAAGGAGCGCATATATCTGCTGCATGCATTGCTTGGTTTGTTTGCTTCTGTAAATTTCTCATTGCTAGACATGATGGCTGTGGCATGAATGCATTCGCAAGGCGTCTGGGACATGAATCGGATACGAACAATAGTATAGAGGGCATGAAAATAGCAGGCAGCCTGTTTGACAAGATAGTCTAGGTCGTGGCGAGGCCTCAAGGAGTTTGGCTGGCTGGGTTCCAAGTTGAGATCAGAGAACACCAGCATCTGATGAACAAGCCTGACATGAAGTTCAATCACGATAGTTTAGGCATTTAAAAATACATGAAACTTAATCATCTCCTCTAGTCAGGTCTTTATATTTTGACGAACAAGACGATCATTTGGTGCTGAATTCtggtcatggtcatgtcTCAGCGCGGTCATGTTCCTGCATTGCCGCAATAGGCGCGTGACCAAAGGCTCATAAATGTATCATCTTCAGTCTCAACCATCACGAATCTGACGCGACTCACCTGACTTGGTACCTCATGGATACAAAATCACTGTAAGATTCAACTTTGACATGTTTAAATAGTTGAGCGACCGCCGGGTGGCTGCTGTCACTATGGCAGTGTTGTGTCACAGAGTATATATCCCTATATAGGCGACTGCATATCCGCTACACAAGTCGTTCGCCTGATTAATCTGCACTTTCTCTGCATTCTTCACTCTCTTTTGTTAGCATTCTTTGAGCATACTTACAACCTGGATAATCCTTCGTCAAGGTCTGGAGAAGTAGTCGAGGGACAAAGCAACAGCGTTGCTGCAGCTCACGACTCGATCTCTCAAAAGGACCCAGAGATCAAGCAAGAGTCTGAGGACGAGCTAGAAGAGACACAAgttggtgaggttgaagccGATACAAAGTCCGTACCCAAGGACAATCTTAAAGACCAAGACGACGAATAcgatagcgacgacgagcatcatctttgctcCATACTTCTCTACTTTATATCAAAGACTCTTCTGAACCATCTCAGAGACGAACCTGAAGACACCCCAATGGACCGCTTTGCCGAACAGTTCTTTGGTCGTCAGGACCAGTCTTCACGTTCTCGACCTCCTGAGGATCCCAGCTTCATGGAGACGTTCgcaaagaacttggccaaATCCGCTGCTAAGTCTGCCGCCAGAAAAGCCATGGGTCAATCATCCTCTGAGAAGCGAACTCGAGATGGCACACGAAGCGGAAACCAGATCAACCCTGAAGATTTCCGTGGTGTAGCTGAGTTCGTTCTCGGTATGCTTGGCGGGAAGAATGAACAGTCCCGAAGAGACGACGATCGtaagaaggataagaagaggaagagagatAAGGATAAGGATAGGAGCAGAGAGGCACCGAGGAGTagagatgctgaagatgacggtGACAAGTATGGATCTGATAAAGAACGTCGAAAGAGACGTCGCCACCGCGTTACCTTTGCAGAACCATACTACGAATCTCCTCGTCCAGAAGAGACTTACTATGCTCAACCCTACGGACCTCGTCGCGACgaagacaaggaagagcGCCgccgtcgtcgtcgtcaacgCCGATACAAGCGCGACCTAgatctcaagaccctcaagacAGAGTTGGAGGCCATGTCGAGCACTATAATCTCTTTGAACGCGAGAGGCGCCAAACATCGGGACTGCGAGTTTTACGATCGCTTTGTGAGAAAGGGCGGGAGGTTGCAGGATGTCATTGGGAGCACGTTGGGACAGATCAGGGGGGTCATGgagggtgaggttgaggctgaggagagAAGACGACGGAGAGACCGGAGGAGGGAGATGCGATGATACTCATTGGTGCAAGGTTGAGAGTTTGTTatgtttgttgttgtgtcTTTGCAAACGTGTTAGGCAGTCTTCTAGAATATATATGTGTTACGACAAAGaatgttgtcaagtttgATGGGCTGCATCAGGAATCGGTGCCTTGCAGATGTTTGATGGGGTGCTTATTTGCATGTACATATAGACTAGGGAGCCAGTCGGGAATTTGTAgggatgaaagaaagaaatcagTCATTGATTGTTGGTTTCAACTGGCGAGGTATGATGATGGATACGATATGTTGCTGAAATTGAGAAAGCAGGTTATTCCctatgtatatatatagaCATGCAGCCGCTCTCTTCATTCTGTAAATAATGAGATAGACGTGCCATCCTCATAGATATTCTCTCATTCACTATGCCTTCCATCAGTCTCACTAATAAATCAACACTTCACATTGACCTGGCACCATATATCACAACAGAAACACACACAACAGAGCCAACAACTCCATGTTACAATGACGCTAACGACTTGGAACCTCCCCTATCGAGAGCCTTTCATAagcttcatcgtcgagaCACAGCTCCGGAAATCATAGGGATAGTCGTCGGTTTAACTCTCCTCGCCGCTGTTATCGGAGTCGGTTTATTTGTATGGAATtggaacatcttcaagcagctcagGACGAACAACAGCCAGAGacgccatcatcgtcgccgctCGCACCGTCGGCGCCATATCATAGGACATTTCAACGCAAGTGTCGAAGATGGTTCTGAAGATATCGAGCTTGAGTGTCGTGAGCGACATCACCGCCATGGAGTCCATCACCACCCTGACTGCCGACATCACAGGCTTCACCGCGGACGACGACATCATCGTTCAGGCCCTCGAAGACCGGAGCCGATATTTCAGATTCCCAACCCTTGTCAtctccatccattccatccacCGAATGAGATGGATGCACCTCAGATACATGATGGACTGAACAATCCTTTCTTGTTTGGACATCATTGGCATAGACGGGCGAGGGATGTTGTTTCTGTTTGTTAAATGACTGCACATGAAGAGGAATAGACTGTATGATATACTAGGGAGCGACACTATTGAAGCTTATGAATATCTCTCAATGACGGGCTGATAGAATACAAATGATACGATACATGAATCCAACTACACAAACATGATGCCCTGGGACTCTACTTTTGGAAGTCAAAGAACGAAGCACTAATACACTCAAAGGATATACATGAAATAGAGAAATCTAAGCTTGCGTTAGACTCGTCCTCGGATATATAAAAGTATGAGCATAGCATTTACTTACCAAAAGACAGAACTACTCCCCCTACTACCCATCTGCCGGCTTATCAGGTGGAGGCGGAGGTGCGTCATCCGCAGGAGCAGCACTCCTATCGGAATGTCTCGAGCCTCCACTACTCATCGATTTATGCCTCctatgatgatgatggtggtggtggtggtgttggtgatggtgcttGCgatgtttcttcttcctAAAAGTAAACCGTGCAGATCTGTAGTAGAAGTACAAAAAGGTGATGACAATAGCCAGGAACGCAGCAAGGGTAAAGCCCACAATGAGTCcaatcttgatgttgttgttcgTAGTTGGGTTATCAGAGAATTGTCTCCTTATAAGAAGAGTGGGATATGGATATGGGCTAATATGACTGAAGGGCTTCGTgagtggatgaggaggaatggCTGGGGATCCATGGCGTCGGGCAGCCTGCAGATGAGGCGAGGATATAGGGATATACATCAAATCTCACAGGTTTCAGACAAACAGAGTCAACAAAGCATTGATATGAAAGTGCAAAAACGGGAGGGAGGCGTCCAACGACACCGGAATCAACAAAACATGATGCAGGACAAAGATACTTATCTCTCTCGGGTGAGGCCTGGagagagagcgagagagagagaaggatattTAAGTTTGCGTCTACGATAACGGGATCAGGATCAGGCAGAAATTGTGTATGTATGGCAGGCAGTTGAACATGGATGGtgtgagaggagagagagggttTCTTTGAGGAACGGCATGGAGGAGGGATGCATGCATATAGGCGCTGCAGCCCGACGAGTGCAGTGAGAGTAAGACCAAGACGTGCGTGCATTCATGTCCCAATCAATGGACTCCGAGGCGAGGTTTGTGCGGCGATGGCTACTGTTACGGCGGTTGATCTTGCGGGGGGTGAGAATGTTGTGCGATGTGAGTTGAGGTAGATGCGTGTAGTGAGAATAGATAATTGTATCCATTATGATATGATGTGATGTGAGGCTGTCGAGATGTTACTCGATGTGATATTAGACATATTGTGCTTGATCTAAGCAGCAGAAAGGCTGAAACATGGACATGACTAtaacaagttgaagatgaagaagaagtcaatgaatgaatgaatgaagagAGGTGTTAACAAGAGACATCTGCCGTGGCTTCAATGCCAACGCATCAATCTACCATTTGAGGCATTCGATCAACGTCTCGTTACCAATCGTACGACACCATTCAACGGTGCATGCACGTTGTATCGCTAAAGAACATACCAATTGGGGACCAGAATGTAACCTGATATCAACCAAGTACTTGCTGTACCAAGAACCTGGAgaagtactccgtacatcACGTCACTCTgtccatcccatcccatccgtAGTCTAGAGCTGAAGCCATAGCCAAAGAAGGGTCATGGCGCATGATGATCATATTTGCTTTTTCCTGAGGCTCAACTAACATCAGCATAACCTCCAATATCATCCTGCACTAGTTCATTATTttgtttccttttctttccccctcttctcttctctctctcagATCCAAAGGTTGAGGGCTTTTTAACTTACCTACCCCTGTCAAACCCCCCATGACAATATTCAGGGGATGGAAACCGCCTCACTTACACGACAGACAGGGCCATGACTCGGCTGAGCGGACCATACAGTACTATCAGATTCGCTTATTATCAGCTAACTTAGTCTACAGCGGTAGACACGTTCCTATCGGCACTGATCCGTGTATTCCGGGCATAGTCTCTGCCCTATTCAGTAGCTGATCAACAGAGGGGAAATGACCCCAGTTGTgtccaagaaggctgacGATGTATTGACCACCTGTTCGTTGGCAAACATGATGCAGCGGATAGATACATGCATTTACGATGCTCTGCAGTACCCAAATGCTGATCAACACGACCAGAAATCGACGGCTCATCAGCTCTAGAATCACAAGACTCGTTTAAACTGAACCCCCCGCTTAATTGTCGACCGTACAGGTAGTATTGGGGCACTATATACGAGTCAAAGCGCAATTCCCACCTCTGCTCTCCTCActttcagttcagttcagttcagttcagttcagtcctggtcctggtcctggtccAGATTGCCGAGAAGCACGCATTGCATTACCTGACCAGACCTGTAAAGGTTATCCAAGCAAGCCCCTCCGTAGACTAGGTAGACTATTCGATCATAAAAAgactccttcttcctcttagctcagctcagctcacTCTCTCTATAAAtcatcaatcttcaacaTATCAGCTCCACACGTGGTTCTGTGGCTCGCTATAACCCCCACGCGTTATCATCAACCGCTTGTATCGCGTGTTGATCACTACGATATACAAATACTACCCGGTATAACCATAACCATAAGGGTATTCACCTTTATGGTTACTCATCGATCCATCACTCTATCATGaaacacaacaacaacgtCAGACTTCTCGCTGTCCTTGCAGACCCTGAATCAGACGAGAAGAGCGAGTATCGCTTCCTCGTCGACGGCGCCCACGTAAGATACGTCACATTAGACGGGGGTCTCATAGACCCTGAACATCGCACATACGAGCCAAAACTCCTCCCTCAACTCCCTGTATTTCCCCCCGGAGACTGGAACGAGGGCCGTGTCGGAAAGGACGGACATACAGGGAAGCCTTTCTTCTGcgagacgagaagaagcagtctACCTGGGATTGGAAATGTCTGGCATGATGTTATGATAGACCATCTCAAGCTCCGCCAGATCGAGCGTGTGCGCCAAACGCTCTATCGTGTATCGCATCCTGCTTTCAAGATACCGGTACTCGCAAAATTTGCGCAGTTTCCATGGGAGATTCCTTACTTTGCTGCTGAGACGACTTCGTACGAATGGATCCACGGTCGAGGCATCGGTCCTGAGTTTCTCGGCCATATTCACGAGAACGGGCGAGTCATTGGTTTCCTCCTCGAAGAGATTCACAATGCTCGGACTGCAGAACCTGAAGACCTCGTCACATGCCAGCGAAGTCTGCAAAAGCTGCATGATCTAGGCATCGTACATGGCGATATCAACAAGCacaacttcctcatcagacaagatggtgatgctgttctcattgactttgagacaGCTTACAAGTGCACAGATCCAGATATACTAGATGAAGAGTATCGCCATGTCAAAGAGAGTCTGGAAGATACATCAGGGCGTGGAGGAGCTGGCATGGCGAGCGATTCAAGTTCAGATTAAGTGGGATAGGAGTGTACGGATTACAGTGCAGTATGTGATCACATGTGTAACAGGGTTTTCATCACGAATAGCAGGcgttgtcttttttttttctgaTACCAGGGTATAGAGCAAATGTCAATTTCTCTGATTGACTAATAAACAAGAATCTTTTTGTGGAAAAAACAATGTGCCCGATTTCCAAGGGTCTATCAAGCCCGAGAAACACCAAAAGcgccatgaagaagaagaaggaatagTACAGTGGACATCTCCGAGCTTTAGTTCAGGAGGATCTGCTGCACATACTGAGGTCCGAACAAAGGCTCACCGAACGCAGAGCCAGGAAGCGTAGCGAcaggcttctcagcaagcttgcCATCAGTACCTCGCTGGAGAGCAACGAGACCGCTGGTACCATTCTGGTTACCAACAAAGACGTGCTTAGCAGTTCGGCTGAAACTCATCATACGGGGTAGGAGACCACCAGATGAGACGGTATCAGCATAAGTGAGAGTTCCGCACTCGGCGATAGTGAAGCGAGCGATAGAGTCGGTCTCGTTTCCGGACAGACGGTTGGAGATATAAACGTCCTTGTTATTAGGAGCGAGAAGGACCTCACCAACAGCTGCGGTCTTGGGGTCCTTAGCAGGAGCGTCCTTGCCGTAGGTAGAGATAGACTGGTGATACTTGAAAGCAAGGGTGTTCTCCTCGTAGGATACAGAGTAGACGAGGGCCTGGTTGCTCAGCTCACAAGCAACGACGTAGTGAGTAGCCTTCTTTCCACCACGAGGGTAGAAGACACCATGTCGAGGACCGCAGCCAGCCTCGACGGGGATGTTCTTTGCGATCTTGTAAGCGTCGTCCTTGGAGTCGATGATCACAACAGAGTCAGTACCGAGATCGTTAACGGCAAAGTAGCGACCAGAGGGATCAAGGTTGgcctgatgaggatgagaggcAGCCTGGCGCTCCTTGTCAGGACCAAGCTTTCCAGGAGACTTGAGAGTCTTGACGAACTCGAGACCACCCTTCTCAGTGTTCCAAATATCAATGGTACCATTTCCATAAGCAGCGCCAACAAGGCGTGTCTTATCAGAGTTGAACTCAAGATGAACAACGCCGACACTTCCGGCCTTCTTAGTCTTGAGGGTAAGCTTATTAGcctcgagatcaaggttgaagagtCTCAGCTCATCAGAGTTCTCGTCAACAGCGTAGAGCAAGTCGGAGCCATAGTAGGCCATCCATGAGTTACCGCCCTCGATCTCCTGGTTCAGAGTGAGCTCGAACTTGCCCGTCTTTGGGCTGAAGTCGGCGACGTAGATGTGGCCAGAGTTTCCGAGGAGGATGCGCGCAGCAGcggatgaagatgctgaggcGGTTGGGTGTGAGCTGCGTGCGATGTTAGGAAGcgcagaggaagatgtaGCGAGAGTGGCCAAGAGGCCAGCGATAGTGTACTTCATCTTTGTTGTGTGAAGCGTGTCTTGTtttgtgttgtgttgtgttgtttcgTTTCAACGTCGTAGTGTAGTATAGCACTGTAGTATACTGTTATAGCGATCGACAATCAATATCGAATAGGGTATCAAAAGCTGAAAAAAGGCCAAAAATGTCTATAAAAGAGACAGGAACCAGTCCAATCTTTTTAAGTATGTGTTGGTAGTTTTAATGAAGGGAGACTGATGTTAGCAAAAAGGATTGCGGCTGTGAGAAATAGAGTGACCAAGGATCAATGGCTGGGGGTTTGGAGCATATATAGCTACAGATGtaagcctcagcctccagaGACCTGGGCCAGGTAGTGAACCATTCTCACTCACAAAGGACTGTGATCCATGCAGATGCACAGTCACTGGGAACAAGAGAAATCCCCTCTTGTCAAGCCTTGTTCACTGGTGAAAAGGCGAACATCCCATTCCATGCAGTGGAGGCGCAGCGTCAGTGATTGGAAGAACAGCAGCGATCAACCAACCGCTGATCAGGGGTAATGTATGTCCGTAAGGTACTGTAGGGGCTGTGCTACAGTGGTTGTAGGGCTGCTAGCCAGTGAATGTCCACGGCAGCATGAAACGAAACGGGTACCACAGTCAGCAAATACGCCTGTCGAGTTTCACCACTGATCCTCCCCCCATGACAATTGGCCCAGAGCATAACGACTCCAGCGCTTAGAAGCTGAGATGCAGGGGGTTCGCGTTTATAGGAGACCGCCAAGATGAGAAGGGATTGGATCAGCGGTAAAAagccttttttttttctccgGCCACACAGCTTGAAGTCGAATGATGCCATGAATGTTCATATTCAGAGTAGGGCTGAATTGGTTGGCCATTCTTCCGAGGCCATGGTTTGTCTCGTTCCTCAACGCTTTGACTAATGGTTATGCTTACTCGATTTTGCTTTTACTGACAGGTCGGATTATCATTGCTTTCATTAACTAATCCTTCGCTTGCACGTGAGATTTTAGTACCTGTCATCTTAACACGGATGTCCTCATCATGCCACCAAATCCGTAGGAGTCTGCTGACCCATCGTCTCTACTCAATCCCAAACACACATCTTCTCCATAACAAGGCGCATAGACCAGATGATCACTTATTTAAACAACAAGCCGCCCAGTAATTCTTCACATGCCATCACATGcacagcaaacaaacaaaaatACCTCATTTTGAAGAAGCCCATGCAAAACCATATACCATTATTGTCCCTCTACTAACAGAATATGGACAcatgaaagagaagaaattaCATACAAAATCTCAATGCCGACCGTCATGAAATGCTAAACAGAAAACGTGCGGTGAGATGCTATATAGGAGTGGtaagggaaaaaagagaggtTAATGGGAGGAGTGGCAGGGCCGACATCAAACGCCATCATCACTGACTACAGCCAGAAAAGAGCACCACCGGCGATGATAATGGCCAGAGCACTTGCGCCGTTCCGTGTGCCAGCGTTGGAGCCCTTTCCATCAtctgagctgctgctgctcttgctaGAGTCCGAGCTGGCGCAGTCTTGGTTAAAGCTGTTGGTCTCACAGTTGGTGGTGTCAGCGGGCTCAGTGTCATTTGAGTCGCCGTCAGGGTTGCCCGAGGGGGTGTTACTAGAACCGGAACCAGAGCTGCTGTCAGAGCTGCTATCGTCTCCGTGGTCGTTGGATGGCGCGCCGCTGCTGCCGCCAGGAATAGTGgcaggctcatcatcatcatcgtcgtccttatccttgtccttgctaTCTTTGCTGTCCTTATcgtccttgtcatcgtccttgctatccttcttcttgtcctccttctTTCCTTTGTCCATGTCCTCACCAGTGGCCATCAGAGAAGCAATGGTGTGTCTCTTGTCACCGTCAACAATGGTGTCGTTAGTGCCAGCAGCATCCTTGTACCAGTAACTAGTACCAGAGTTGGTGCCGGGACCAGACTTGGCGTTGTAACATTCGATCTCAACATCGGAGAAGGTAGCAAAGTAGTAACCACTCTTCTGGATATCGGGAGCATCCCAGTCGATAGGACCTCCAGCCCATGCTACAGTACCTTCGGCGTTACCCTCCTTACCACCAGGCCACAGAGAGAGCTGCACACGAGAGGGTGTCTGAGGGAAgtcaaagttcttggagGTGGCATTCCACGTGTCACTCTTCTGCAGAGTTCGGCCGAGTTTGCCATCAACCCACCACTCAATCTTGTCGGGAGTCCATCGGATTTCGTAATCGTGAAAGTTGGCAAAGGTGTCAGACAGCGTAATGTTTTCAGAGTTTTCGTCTATCAGAGTGTCAGCCGTGTCAGGTGCAACATACAGTCACGTGAGGATTCATGGCTGTGCCACGAACAAGGGGCTACCTTGTTGTGTGACACGACACGGGGATGACTTacagttggtgatgcccTGGAAGTAATAATTGGTCTGAGCATCGCCGAGCTCTGTACCAACAAACTCATaatcgatctcatccttgacgtcggagaagagaatgaaggCAGTAATGACACCAGCGCCACGGCTGGTCTTGAAGCGAGCCTTGACGTTACCATACCACATGTAGACAGTAGAAGACAGCAGAGTGCCAACACTGTCCTTGGGCATGGTAAGAAGAACGTTGTTCTGGAAAACAACAGGCTCACCCTGTGCAACCCAGTCGGCTTTTGAAGAATCACCAAGATACTTGCCGATATCGACAATTGAATCGAGGgagttcatcttcatcttgcggTCCTCGCAGACGGGGGCAGGAACACAAGAGTCGAGTGAGAAGGACATTGTGGGATCGCAACCACCCAGACAGTATGCACCAACACCGCATTCACCATAAGCTGGTACATGTCAGATATCAGATATCATCAACTTTGTGCAGGAAACTCACTGGAGCAGCATGGCGAGTCTTCGGGACAGTGGCTGCTGCGCGTGCActtgacagcagcgacagAGCTGGCGCCCAAAAGggcagcaacaacaagagaTCGCAACATTATGAATATGAAATAGTCGGGCAAAAACAGATGTAACTGATGCTTTAATGCGGGTGCGCCCTCGAATTAGGGGTTCGGTATTATGGTATGATCTGATCGGGCTATTAAGAGTAGATAAGACGTTGAAGTGTCGAAAACAGGTAGCGACTGCTGTTGAATCGAGTAGACACAAGAACGACAGTCGAAACAACCCAGCAAGCGAGCGACTTGGGCTGTTGTCGGTGATTAAAGGTGTATTTGCGTGATGTTGATAGCGACCGTTTTATCGGGCTTCTGATTGACAGTTGAACCGAGTGATAAAGGGCGATGGAATGCGGGCCGCAAAACAGTTTGCGCGTCCTCGATCCGAAAAGATTGTCCCTTTTCCAGAAATCTCCCTTGAAGACGCAGGATTTTCCTTCTTAACGAGAGCAGAAGGATGTCGGGCAACTCCACAGAAAGCGAGTGTCTGATTTGGAAATTATCGCGTAGATTCTGCGAGTAGCTTTTTTTCGATCGATCGGGACTCGATTGTGTGACTTGAGCGAGAGATAAATAGGCGACGAGAAGATAAAGAAACGATTGATAGTGTCACCGATGTCCTCCCTTGGATTAGGAAGAAGGCAAACGATGAGCAAAAACAGtgcaaaagaaaaaagaggatTATCAACACCACAGAAGGCGAAATCTGGGGAAAGGATAGAGCcaaagggaagagaagagggattAAAGAAGAGAAGCGGATCtcccaaagaagaaggccccGTCCGTATCTGTCCGTCCCCCTCAGTGCtcacactcactcactcgcgCACTGGCTAGACTGGCAGAGCGGGCCTCTCGTGCCGAGAGACACGAGACATGACCTTTTTCGTTTAGACGCACTAACACACTAAACCACTCTGGAGATAACACTGTCCAAGCTTGTAGAAATGGCCAATGACAGCTCGAGTTTATTCAAACTTGGTGATCGGTTCGTCTAAGATCACGCGCCTGATCCTGGCTTGACCCCTGAACTCCATACACCTAAACAGAGGCGATGTGACTGTCTTGGTGATCCATCAGGAGCATCATCGTATAGATATCAGCTGTAATAAGACCAATTACAGCCATGGAATCCTCTAATATCCAGTCCATTAAACATGTCTTCGATACAACAGTCCTCAATCTCTGAGCTCTTACAGCAAAGCAATCACTTTATTATCAGTTGCATCACCGCGGTCGCAAATAACCTCGTCCGCCAACAAAGTTCAACCAAATCGATTGAGTTTGACTTGATCTTCAGACCCGAAATGTTACCtactatatatattaaaCTTTCAGCTTCGACTCCATTTACAACCTCACTGTATCTCCAATTCCTTCAACAATACCACAAGCCGTGAGTCCAAAGCCCGTGCATTCCGCGAACCAACATCCGTACCATtcaatccatccatccatatcacCCCAGATTTCAGGTCATAGACTCATCCCTGCCCATCATAATACGTACCGCCCCCTTCATTCCGGCCCATTTTACCCTTCTCGCCAGAGCTCAATGCAATAACCACACTAGCAATGGATACCATGATGAATTGGTACTCGAAAACCTTCCAAAACCCTTTCGACGCCATCATGCATCGCCGTTGTCACATCTACATCTGGCACGCCATTTCCCGTCACACAATCCCATTGTACCCGACAAGTAGCCCAGGTACTGCACCTAGCCCAGGCTGATAGCCCAGGGCCCACTACAGGGGACACGCCGCGGTCCCTGGTCAATCTTACAGGCCTgccaaacaccaacttcCTGACAGTGGCCAAGCATCAACGTAAGGTGTTGCTATCGTACAGCAAGACTAAGTAGTAGGTGCAGAATAATGGCAATTGCTTTGTGTCTTCGCAAATTAAACTAAACAGCGACTAATACACAGGATATGTACGGTGTGTCCCCAGATGCATCATGTTTTCATTACGGGCAATTGGTTCAGTTCACGAAGCATCACTCAGAGGGCCATAATGTTTGTGTGCAAGGAATCAACTCCAGGCATTGGGGTATAAGTAACCGAACCTAAAATCGAACAGTCCCATCCTTTCACAACCAGAAtcgaaaaggaaaaagacaTGGGAAAAAACAACACACACTGCCGTCAtccttcctttcctttccgtCCCTCCGACTCGGTCCGTCTTGAAACGGCTTCGtctttctcaactgcaacctcaacctcagatAGCCAtatcctccttcaactcTCCCCATTACACCAACAGACGTGCTCATATCACAAGTCCCGTTCCTTTGTAACACTCTCCTCCTATAGGCCAGTTCGACAGGTGCATACGctgctcctcgtcttcaattTTTCCACCTTTACGCGCCAGTTCCCAGTTCCAGTCCTTTCCGTATCCCGATCCGAAAGAGTGGTAACAATGCCGATGAGGCATTGTCCGCCGTGCCTCATAAAACATTTGAGGCAACTCCACAATTAACAAATATTAAACAGTTTCCCGCATAGAAATGGTGCAGAACGCCACTGCTAATTTTCcctttgtttttgttgttttgtgtATTTTCCC
Proteins encoded in this region:
- a CDS encoding murein transglycosylase, with translation MLRSLVVAALLGASSVAAVKCTRSSHCPEDSPCCSTYGECGVGAYCLGGCDPTMSFSLDSCVPAPVCEDRKMKMNSLDSIVDIGKYLGDSSKADWVAQGEPVVFQNNVLLTMPKDSVGTLLSSTVYMWYGNVKARFKTSRGAGVITAFILFSDVKDEIDYEFVGTELGDAQTNYYFQGITNYENSENITLSDTFANFHDYEIRWTPDKIEWWVDGKLGRTLQKSDTWNATSKNFDFPQTPSRVQLSLWPGGKEGNAEGTVAWAGGPIDWDAPDIQKSGYYFATFSDVEIECYNAKSGPGTNSGTSYWYKDAAGTNDTIVDGDKRHTIASLMATGEDMDKGKKEDKKKDSKDDDKDDKDSKDSKDKDKDDDDDDEPATIPGGSSGAPSNDHGDDSSSDSSSGSGSSNTPSGNPDGDSNDTEPADTTNCETNSFNQDCASSDSSKSSSSSDDGKGSNAGTRNGASALAIIIAGGALFWL